The following coding sequences lie in one Carassius gibelio isolate Cgi1373 ecotype wild population from Czech Republic chromosome A17, carGib1.2-hapl.c, whole genome shotgun sequence genomic window:
- the LOC128031579 gene encoding uncharacterized protein LOC128031579, translated as MYFSSSGRGVFTTGAFFRGDFVLEYRGELLSSQESLDRTEHYTEAENTFLFDFQWHGKNWCMDASKEDLSLGRLANDETRNPTCKMRTVEVSRKPHLCLFAVRDILPGEEITYNYGDSDWPWRVKPLNKASAESTDKKPASSLRLHKSPHCAASVSSPELDKVNSNGPHKQSGKARTSRNKTAASLFFSVATPKSKSPTSPSTSPVQPSSSSPAYRGGECINKAACECGIKNPEALSSTRLRKHIATMSKILNLNENEADQLADFLGHDIRIHRQFYRLPEGTLQLAKMSKVLMAMEKGTLSDYKGKKLDDIEIDPNEQLEAQGDSMSSDEEDSSDLSQTPAPVQTDQPVQSEQAVSQEDQGSSNAPKKKWEDSEVKAVERHMMSFIKTCKVPGKQDCERCIHAEPEALRSEHGLV; from the exons ATGTATTTCTCCTCTTCAGGGCGTGGAGTTTTCACCACTGGAGCTTTTTTCAGAGGTGATTTTGTTCTTGAATACAGAGGTGAACTTTTGAGTTCACAGGAGAGTCTGGACCGAACTGAACACTACACTGAAGCTGAGAACACGTTCCTGTTTGATTTTCAGTGGCATGGAAAGAATTGGTG catGGATGCATCTAAAGAAGACTTGTCTTTGGGAAGACTTGCAAACGATGAGACCAGAAATCCTACTTGCAAAATGAGAACCGTTGAAGTGAGCAGAAAACCtcacctgtgtctgtttgctgtaCGAGACATTCTACCAGGAGAGGAAATCACTTACAATTATGGAGACTCAGATTGGCCATGGCGAGTCAAG CCTTTGAATAAAGCATCAGCAGAATCCACTGATAAAAAGCCAGCCAGCAGTTTGCGCCTGCATAAATCC CCCCATTGTGCAGCTTCTGTTTCCTCTCCTGAACTGGACAAGGTAAACAGCAATGGTCCTCATAAGCAGTCAGGCAAAGCAAGAACATCAAGGAATAAAACG GCGGccagtctctttttttctgtagccACTCCAAAGTCCAAGTCACCCACGTCACCTTCAACCTCgcctgtgcagccctcatcatcctcgcCTGCCTACAGAGGAGGAGAGTGCATCAACAAAGCTGCTTGCGAATGTGGCATAAAGAACCCTGAAGCACTGTCATCAACTAGGCTCAGGAAACACATAGCAACCATGTCTAAAATTCTTAACCTTAATGAGAATGAAGCAGACCAACTGGCTGATTTCCTTGGTCACGATATCCGAATCCACAGACAGTTTTATCGGTTACCAGAGGGAACACTGCAGCTGGCAAAAATGAGTAAAGTCCTAATGGCCATGGAGAAAGGAACACTGTCTGACTACAAAGGAAAGAAACTTGATGACATTGAAATCGACCCAAATG AGCAACTTGAGGCCCAAGGTGATTCCATGTCAAGTGATGAGGAGGATTCCAGTGACCTATCTCAGACACCAGCACCAGTACAGACTGATCAACCTGTTCAATCTGAACAAGCTGTTTCACAGGAGGATCAAG gtTCTTCAAATGCTCCAAAAAAGAAATGGGAGGACAGTGAGGTAAAAGCAGTAGAGAGACACATGATGAGTTTCATCAAGACATGCAAAGTTCCTGGTAAGCAAGACTGTGAAAGATGCATTCACGCAGAGCCAGAAGCTTTACGCAGCGAACATGGACTGGTGTGA